One window of the Gimesia sp. genome contains the following:
- a CDS encoding c-type cytochrome produces MIQALKTLCIATSVLLVSQAMLAAKDSSAPDSTQVWTFKQKEHGWTPYRDCTLDVKDNLLQVNSTGKDPHFGRELKSPAGWKKVKVRLRAPYRLRGELYWKTEQKNGYADERSEKFDTRGNNKDWQDLTFVFYADSPLTGLRFDPSSRKGLVEIESISLEDSEPPRSATATPVDQIKLLEGYKVELLYSVPTDVEGSWVSMTIDPKGRLIASDQYGALYRITPAKIGAKTNDTQVEKLNVDMGMAHGLLYAFDSLYAVVNGGDTRPSGLYRLKDTNGDDQFDDVQFLREIKGAGEHGPHAIILSPDKKSLYIAAGNHTDLPNPEKSLVPRNWDEDLLLPRLWDARGHAAGKLAPGGWICRTDPEGKEFELVSSGFRNEYDIAFNPEGELFTYDADMEWDVGSPWYRPTRVNHVTSGSEFGWRSGTGKWPAYYPDSLPAVVNIGQGSPTGIVFGTGTKFPAKYQQSLFISDWSYGIIYAVHMKPQGASYVATYEKFASATPLPVTDLVVNPADGALYFTIGGRRTQSGLYRITYTGKESTAPVSATPAELAGYRALRRDLEKYHEQQNEEVVYKVWPYLGHADRHIRYAARIALEHQPVEQWQNCVLIEQDPATLINAGIALARNGKPAVKHALLEKLSGLDWATLSQTEKMDLLRLYQLVFIRLGEPTERERIDVLAQIDKSYPASDVFMNRELSRLLVYLNAPKVIERTLALQDKALTQEEQIHYAKVLSSLASGWNNDLRKRYFEWYLKSTAHKGGRSFDKFLVNIRAEAIKTLTDAEEKALKPVLEINLEKAEPVPQGPPRPVVKKWTVDELLHAANNDDGQRNFERGREMFAVAACFKCHRFAGEGGTIGPDLTGVGGRFNAQNLLESIIEPSKVISDQYASTMFILDDGRVVNGRVINLSGKNLMVLTDMTNPSDLASINRDSVEEMMPSKSSMMPTGLVDTLTKEEALDLLAYLRSGGNSKHELFKKKD; encoded by the coding sequence GTGATTCAAGCACTTAAAACATTGTGTATTGCTACCAGTGTTCTGCTGGTATCCCAGGCCATGCTCGCGGCCAAAGATTCCAGCGCACCCGATTCGACTCAAGTCTGGACCTTCAAACAGAAAGAACACGGGTGGACTCCCTATCGTGACTGTACTCTGGATGTCAAAGACAATCTGCTGCAGGTAAACAGCACTGGTAAAGATCCCCATTTTGGCCGCGAACTCAAATCCCCGGCGGGTTGGAAGAAAGTCAAAGTCCGTCTGCGGGCTCCCTATCGACTGCGTGGAGAACTCTACTGGAAAACAGAACAGAAAAACGGGTATGCGGATGAACGATCCGAGAAGTTCGATACCCGTGGAAATAACAAAGACTGGCAAGACTTGACCTTTGTGTTTTACGCGGACTCTCCTCTGACAGGACTCCGCTTCGATCCCTCCAGCCGAAAAGGACTCGTAGAAATCGAGTCGATCTCGCTGGAAGATTCTGAACCGCCGCGTTCTGCGACTGCCACCCCGGTCGATCAGATCAAGTTGCTTGAAGGTTACAAAGTCGAATTACTTTACTCGGTACCTACCGATGTCGAAGGGTCGTGGGTCAGTATGACGATTGATCCAAAAGGTCGTCTGATCGCCTCTGATCAATACGGTGCTCTCTATCGCATCACCCCGGCCAAGATCGGTGCTAAAACTAACGATACCCAGGTTGAAAAACTGAATGTCGATATGGGTATGGCGCATGGTTTGCTCTATGCCTTCGACAGTCTGTACGCCGTCGTGAATGGTGGGGATACGCGTCCTTCCGGTCTCTATCGTCTTAAAGACACCAACGGAGATGATCAGTTCGACGATGTGCAGTTCCTGCGTGAGATTAAAGGTGCCGGAGAGCATGGTCCGCATGCGATCATTCTCTCTCCTGACAAAAAGTCACTCTACATCGCTGCCGGCAACCATACCGATCTGCCCAACCCTGAAAAATCACTCGTTCCCCGCAACTGGGATGAAGACCTGCTGCTGCCTCGTCTGTGGGATGCCCGCGGACATGCGGCTGGTAAGCTGGCACCCGGTGGTTGGATCTGTCGCACCGATCCGGAAGGGAAGGAGTTTGAATTAGTCAGTAGCGGTTTCCGTAATGAATACGACATCGCCTTCAATCCAGAAGGGGAACTGTTTACTTACGATGCCGACATGGAATGGGACGTGGGATCTCCGTGGTACCGTCCGACGCGTGTCAATCACGTGACCAGCGGCAGCGAATTCGGCTGGCGTTCCGGAACGGGCAAATGGCCTGCTTACTATCCCGACAGTCTGCCGGCTGTGGTAAATATCGGTCAGGGCTCGCCCACAGGGATTGTTTTCGGAACCGGAACCAAATTCCCTGCGAAGTACCAGCAATCGCTGTTTATCTCCGACTGGAGCTACGGCATCATTTACGCCGTGCATATGAAACCCCAGGGGGCGTCTTACGTCGCGACCTACGAAAAATTTGCTTCGGCGACCCCGCTGCCTGTTACTGATCTGGTTGTCAATCCGGCAGATGGCGCACTGTATTTCACAATTGGCGGACGTCGCACTCAGTCAGGTCTGTACCGGATTACCTACACCGGTAAAGAATCGACGGCTCCCGTGTCGGCGACTCCAGCCGAACTGGCCGGTTACCGGGCACTGCGTCGTGATCTGGAAAAATATCACGAACAGCAGAACGAAGAAGTCGTTTACAAGGTCTGGCCTTACCTGGGACATGCCGATCGTCACATTCGTTATGCAGCCCGGATTGCCCTGGAACATCAGCCTGTCGAACAGTGGCAGAACTGTGTGCTGATCGAACAGGATCCCGCTACGTTGATCAATGCAGGGATCGCGCTGGCCCGGAATGGAAAACCAGCAGTGAAACACGCCCTGCTGGAAAAATTGAGCGGCCTCGACTGGGCAACGTTGTCTCAGACCGAGAAAATGGATCTGCTGCGTCTCTATCAGCTCGTCTTCATCAGACTCGGTGAACCAACTGAGCGGGAACGGATTGATGTCCTGGCACAAATCGACAAGTCTTATCCAGCCAGTGATGTTTTCATGAACCGGGAACTCAGTCGTCTGCTGGTATATTTGAACGCACCGAAAGTGATCGAGCGAACTCTGGCACTGCAGGACAAAGCCCTGACTCAGGAAGAGCAGATTCACTATGCCAAAGTGCTCAGCAGTCTGGCCAGTGGCTGGAACAATGACCTGCGGAAACGTTATTTCGAATGGTATCTGAAGTCGACTGCTCACAAAGGCGGAAGATCGTTTGATAAGTTCCTGGTTAACATCCGTGCGGAAGCCATCAAAACGCTGACTGATGCGGAAGAGAAAGCTCTCAAACCGGTTCTGGAAATCAATCTGGAAAAAGCTGAGCCGGTTCCCCAGGGACCACCGCGGCCAGTTGTGAAAAAATGGACAGTTGATGAACTGTTACACGCGGCCAATAACGATGATGGTCAGCGGAATTTTGAACGGGGCCGTGAAATGTTTGCTGTGGCAGCCTGTTTCAAATGTCATCGGTTTGCCGGTGAAGGGGGAACCATTGGACCCGACCTGACCGGCGTCGGTGGGCGTTTCAATGCCCAGAACCTGCTCGAATCGATTATCGAACCTTCCAAGGTTATTTCCGATCAGTACGCCTCCACCATGTTCATTCTGGATGATGGTCGCGTTGTCAACGGGCGGGTCATTAACCTGAGTGGTAAAAACCTGATGGTGCTGACCGATATGACCAATCCCAGTGATCTGGCGTCGATTAACCGAGATAGCGTTGAGGAGATGATGCCTTCCAAATCATCCATGATGCCGACCGGGCTGGTTGATACGCTGACGAAGGAAGAAGCCCTTGATCTGCTCGCCTACCTGCGATCTGGTGGGAATTCAAAACATGAGCTGTTTAAGAAGAAGGATTAG
- a CDS encoding ABC transporter permease — MSAYNIQNVTRLTSLFGIISIGVAFVIISGGIDLSIGSVICLIGTMLPYLLAKGVPVPLAFLIVGALSICIGLAHGLLITKLKLQPFIVTLCGLLIYRGVARGITEDQTQGFGTAHAGLRYLATGKIDLPFIEGFKLPVPFLIMLGLALLAAFLLNKTIFGRYLKAIGNNEAAARYSGIKTDKVVITAYVICSFLAGIGGILFGLDINSVQPEGIGNFYELYAIAAAVLGGCSIRGGEGTILGVVIGAALMRVLRNSITMLGIPSQLEFAIIGAVILVGVVSDELVKRYAQKRRAIQQARQTSG, encoded by the coding sequence GTGTCTGCGTACAACATTCAGAATGTGACGCGACTCACATCCCTGTTTGGCATTATCAGTATTGGCGTTGCCTTTGTCATCATTTCCGGCGGCATTGATCTGTCAATCGGTTCGGTGATCTGCCTGATTGGAACCATGTTGCCATACCTGCTGGCCAAAGGGGTTCCCGTTCCGCTTGCCTTCCTGATCGTCGGCGCTCTCTCGATCTGTATCGGCCTCGCGCATGGTTTACTGATTACCAAATTGAAACTGCAACCCTTTATCGTGACTCTGTGTGGCCTGTTGATCTATCGGGGTGTCGCCCGGGGGATTACCGAGGATCAAACCCAGGGCTTCGGTACGGCTCATGCAGGACTCCGCTATCTGGCGACCGGTAAAATCGATCTCCCCTTCATCGAAGGATTCAAGCTACCTGTGCCGTTCTTAATCATGCTCGGCCTGGCTCTGCTGGCTGCTTTCCTGCTGAATAAAACGATTTTTGGCCGCTATCTGAAAGCCATCGGAAACAATGAAGCAGCCGCCCGGTATTCCGGCATCAAAACCGATAAAGTTGTGATTACGGCGTATGTGATCTGCTCGTTCCTGGCAGGTATCGGGGGCATCCTGTTTGGTCTGGATATCAACTCGGTCCAGCCCGAGGGGATTGGTAATTTCTATGAACTGTACGCGATTGCAGCAGCGGTACTGGGGGGATGCAGCATTCGCGGCGGTGAAGGGACGATTCTGGGAGTGGTAATCGGTGCCGCTCTGATGCGGGTTCTGCGTAATTCAATCACCATGCTGGGGATTCCCTCCCAGCTGGAATTTGCTATCATTGGTGCAGTAATTCTGGTCGGCGTCGTCTCGGACGAACTTGTGAAACGTTATGCACAGAAACGTCGGGCGATTCAGCAGGCCAGACAGACATCGGGATAG
- a CDS encoding sugar ABC transporter ATP-binding protein: MSSPATAHPAPLLEVAQISKQFPGVKALRQVSLSLNHGEVLAVIGENGAGKSTLMKILAGVQPPDSGKLLIEGAEVSISDVEAALENGIALIHQELNLCENLDIAANIFLGREPASWNVINQQQTYLESEKLLKQVGLNLPPQTLVGDLTVGQQQMVEIAKALSINARILIMDEPTSSLSLHESEALFAVIRELKARGVSVIYISHRLGEVNDLADRVVVLRDGENAGDLDRNSISHERMVQLMVGRNVSQFFPHTPHEPGPVVLEVKQLRTPAYPSLFINFSIRQNEIVGISGLVGAGRTELMQVLFGIDSPLSGSISVAGQVVQINSPKDAIRAGLALVPEDRKLQGLVLEMAVRENMSLASLTRDRKSMGRINFNQERNISEEMIAAMKIKTPSDRQIVQFLSGGNQQKVVLGKWLAMNPRVLLLDEPTRGVDIGAKEEIYTLMNQLASQGMAVLFVSSDLEEIRGISDRVLVMHEGQMTGELSRDELSEEAIMQLATGQTLSHSQTQ, translated from the coding sequence ATGAGTAGTCCTGCCACGGCTCATCCGGCACCACTTCTCGAAGTAGCTCAGATCTCCAAACAGTTTCCTGGCGTTAAGGCCTTGAGACAGGTCAGCCTGTCGTTGAACCATGGAGAAGTACTGGCCGTCATTGGTGAAAATGGTGCCGGTAAAAGTACGCTGATGAAAATCCTGGCGGGTGTCCAGCCTCCAGATTCGGGAAAACTGCTGATTGAAGGTGCAGAAGTTTCAATCTCCGACGTAGAGGCTGCGCTGGAGAACGGGATTGCCCTGATTCACCAGGAGTTGAACCTCTGTGAGAATCTGGACATTGCAGCCAATATTTTTCTGGGACGTGAACCCGCTTCCTGGAATGTGATTAATCAGCAGCAGACCTACCTTGAATCCGAAAAACTGCTCAAACAGGTGGGGCTGAATCTCCCCCCGCAAACCCTGGTGGGGGATCTGACCGTTGGACAGCAGCAGATGGTCGAAATTGCCAAGGCTCTTTCGATCAATGCCCGAATCCTGATTATGGATGAACCTACCTCGTCCCTTTCTCTGCATGAATCGGAGGCCCTGTTTGCCGTCATCCGCGAGCTGAAGGCGCGGGGGGTCAGTGTGATTTACATTTCCCATCGGCTGGGCGAGGTCAATGACCTGGCTGATCGGGTCGTCGTCTTACGCGATGGAGAAAACGCCGGGGATCTGGATCGCAACTCCATCTCTCACGAACGGATGGTGCAATTGATGGTGGGCAGAAATGTCTCCCAGTTTTTCCCGCATACACCCCATGAACCCGGTCCGGTCGTTCTGGAAGTCAAGCAGCTCCGCACGCCCGCTTATCCGTCTCTCTTCATCAATTTTTCGATCAGGCAGAATGAAATCGTTGGCATTTCAGGACTGGTTGGAGCAGGCCGCACAGAACTGATGCAGGTGCTGTTTGGCATCGACTCCCCTCTCAGCGGTTCCATCTCTGTGGCCGGACAGGTAGTGCAGATCAATTCTCCTAAAGATGCAATTCGTGCCGGTCTGGCACTCGTACCCGAAGACCGTAAACTGCAGGGGCTGGTTCTGGAGATGGCAGTCCGCGAAAACATGAGTCTGGCCAGCCTGACGCGCGATCGAAAGTCAATGGGTAGAATTAACTTCAATCAGGAACGCAATATCTCCGAAGAAATGATCGCGGCGATGAAGATCAAAACTCCCAGCGATCGTCAGATCGTGCAGTTTTTATCTGGCGGAAATCAACAGAAGGTCGTGCTGGGAAAATGGCTGGCCATGAATCCCCGCGTACTGCTGCTCGACGAGCCCACCCGCGGCGTTGACATTGGGGCAAAAGAAGAAATTTACACACTGATGAATCAACTGGCCTCTCAAGGCATGGCGGTCCTCTTCGTCAGTAGCGATCTGGAAGAAATCCGCGGTATCTCTGACCGTGTGCTGGTCATGCATGAGGGACAAATGACTGGCGAACTCTCCCGCGATGAATTGAGCGAGGAGGCCATCATGCAACTGGCGACCGGCCAGACACTCAGCCATAGTCAGACGCAATGA
- a CDS encoding sugar-binding protein, with protein MNCRELIRSCTLLATILIISLLLPACNQQKDNGKKTVAFVTNGVDPFWVIAQRGVEKAGEDLDVNVEVRMPPQGVADQKRMVQELLAQNVDGIAISPIDPENQNELLKEIAERSILITQDSDAPESPRQCYIGMDNYTAGRMCGELVKEALPDGGEVMLFVGRLGQANARQRRQGVIDELMDRSHDSSRYDEPGEVIKNDKYAILDTRTDDFDHPQAKANAEDAIAKYPNLKCMVGLFAYNPPLCLEAIRDAGKLKEIKVVSFDENEASLQGIMDGTVVGTVVQNPYQYGYESVRVLKALANGDKSVIPENEILHIPARKIRKDNVEEFWTELKSLLGDSAKKDQGQSASEPTKSAKKIDPGATPDLRYPQQQKEPQKDE; from the coding sequence ATGAACTGTCGCGAACTGATTCGGAGCTGCACCCTTTTAGCAACTATCTTAATTATTTCACTCCTGTTACCCGCCTGTAACCAGCAGAAAGACAACGGGAAGAAAACGGTTGCCTTCGTCACAAACGGAGTCGACCCGTTCTGGGTGATTGCCCAGAGAGGTGTTGAAAAAGCGGGTGAAGATCTGGATGTGAATGTCGAAGTGAGAATGCCTCCTCAAGGTGTGGCAGATCAGAAGCGAATGGTTCAGGAACTGCTGGCACAAAACGTCGATGGCATTGCCATCAGTCCGATTGATCCGGAAAATCAGAATGAGCTGTTAAAGGAAATCGCCGAGCGATCGATTCTGATCACTCAAGATTCCGACGCACCGGAAAGCCCCCGTCAGTGCTATATCGGCATGGATAACTACACCGCCGGTCGCATGTGCGGAGAACTGGTCAAAGAAGCCTTGCCGGATGGAGGCGAGGTCATGCTGTTTGTGGGACGGCTGGGGCAGGCCAATGCCCGTCAACGCAGACAGGGTGTGATTGACGAACTGATGGATCGCTCGCATGACAGTTCCCGCTACGATGAACCAGGTGAGGTCATCAAGAATGACAAATACGCTATTCTGGATACCCGTACGGACGACTTCGACCATCCGCAGGCCAAAGCGAATGCAGAAGACGCGATTGCCAAGTATCCCAATTTAAAATGCATGGTCGGTCTGTTTGCCTACAATCCCCCGCTCTGTCTGGAAGCGATTCGTGACGCCGGTAAACTGAAAGAAATCAAGGTTGTCTCATTTGACGAAAATGAAGCCAGCCTGCAGGGAATCATGGATGGCACGGTCGTAGGCACCGTCGTTCAAAATCCTTACCAGTACGGTTACGAATCGGTCCGCGTTTTAAAAGCACTCGCCAACGGTGACAAGTCGGTGATCCCGGAGAACGAAATTCTGCACATTCCGGCTCGCAAAATCCGTAAGGACAATGTAGAGGAGTTCTGGACTGAACTGAAATCCCTGCTCGGCGATTCTGCAAAAAAGGATCAGGGTCAGTCCGCAAGCGAGCCAACAAAATCTGCAAAGAAAATAGATCCGGGAGCAACACCAGACCTCCGTTACCCACAACAGCAGAAAGAACCGCAGAAGGATGAGTAG
- a CDS encoding c-type cytochrome domain-containing protein, with product MLKLSDKFLLVTACLLLVLPQSVPAAEAPIDYSKQVAPLLRKYCEGCHSADDGEGKFSTETFAGLLKGGEHGPAVLPGDSQSSRLIRMIKGELKPVMPPKDSGEKLTAAEIAVLTEWVNQGAKGPSGKEPLRMELTVPEIKPAQGISKPIASLVWSPASDLIAIARFSEIDLLSGKSNKLARTIKGLPGKVNSVRFSNDGKWLITSSGTTGLFGQADIWEVTTGKKLHEFVGHKDVLYAAQVSPDQKWLATGSYDNNIILWDIATGKKARTLSGHNGAIFDLAFSPDSKALASASADATVKVWQVATGERLDTLSQPLKEQTSVSFSPDGNYIVATGADNRIRKWRFVSRKSARINPLVIARFAHESPVIQITYSPDGKWLASISDDRSLKIWDADQLQLLHVIENLPAIPTSVAFAPDSQTAIVGFSNGQLKRFTLPASLPAGSTGQIIARQSPETDEFTPMASATAVQIKEQEPNNQPGQATPLKGVSVVASGLINESQPGQTDVDLYRFQSKAGQEWLIETKAARKKSKLDSKIEVLDAEGNQIPRVLLRAVRDSYFTFRGKDSNIVNDFRIHNWREMELNEYLYCNGEVVKLWLYPRGPDSGFNVYPGLGRRYTYFGTSPITHALHEPCYIVDPYPAGTELPPNGLPVFTIYYENNDDGRRELGDDSRLIFKAPKDGTYLVRVTDVRGFQGQDFHYDLTVRPRQPDFKVTLNGANPKVNAGSGQEIELVAQRIDGFDGPIRVDISDVPPGLHVTSPIIIQAGHDRAYGTIYADPVEETNGPLVAPRPSDSRYKSVNVSATATIAGKEVSHDVNPLGVVQVQKKPRLMIRMVALDSDGLSIAGDQLAEIPDKPLELTIHPGETIAAKVVVLRDGYKGVVGFGREYAGRNLPHGVFVDNIGLNGLLLLDDQSERTFYLTAAKWVPETTRLFHLRADQEGRQTSIPVLLHVKRKDKLADRSN from the coding sequence ATGTTAAAACTTTCTGATAAATTCCTGCTGGTTACCGCCTGCCTGCTGCTGGTTCTCCCGCAGTCAGTTCCGGCTGCGGAAGCGCCCATTGATTATTCAAAGCAGGTTGCCCCCCTGCTCCGCAAATATTGTGAAGGCTGCCATTCAGCAGACGATGGGGAAGGAAAATTCTCGACAGAGACTTTCGCTGGTCTACTCAAAGGGGGAGAACATGGCCCTGCGGTCCTGCCGGGTGACAGTCAATCAAGTCGACTGATCCGCATGATCAAGGGCGAACTTAAACCTGTCATGCCTCCGAAAGACAGTGGCGAGAAACTGACGGCTGCTGAAATCGCGGTGCTGACAGAATGGGTCAATCAGGGCGCTAAAGGCCCCTCAGGCAAGGAACCGTTGCGGATGGAACTGACCGTTCCTGAGATCAAACCGGCACAGGGAATCTCCAAACCGATCGCATCGCTGGTCTGGTCTCCCGCAAGCGACCTGATTGCCATCGCCCGTTTCTCGGAGATTGACCTGCTATCAGGGAAATCGAACAAACTGGCACGCACCATCAAAGGTCTGCCCGGAAAAGTGAATTCGGTTCGCTTCAGTAACGACGGCAAGTGGTTGATCACTTCTTCGGGAACGACAGGGCTGTTCGGACAGGCGGACATCTGGGAAGTGACCACCGGGAAAAAGCTTCACGAATTTGTGGGCCATAAAGATGTTCTCTATGCGGCCCAGGTCAGCCCGGACCAGAAATGGCTGGCGACCGGAAGTTACGATAACAACATTATTCTCTGGGATATCGCAACCGGCAAAAAAGCCAGAACGTTAAGCGGGCACAACGGTGCGATATTTGATCTCGCATTCAGCCCGGACTCGAAGGCACTCGCGAGTGCCTCTGCAGATGCTACAGTCAAAGTCTGGCAGGTCGCCACGGGAGAACGGCTGGATACACTGAGTCAACCTCTCAAGGAACAGACATCAGTGAGCTTCAGCCCGGACGGAAACTACATCGTCGCCACGGGGGCCGATAACCGGATCCGCAAATGGCGTTTTGTTTCCCGGAAGTCGGCACGAATCAATCCCCTGGTGATTGCCCGCTTCGCGCATGAAAGCCCGGTGATTCAGATCACTTATTCCCCGGATGGGAAATGGCTGGCTTCCATTTCGGATGACCGTTCGCTGAAAATCTGGGATGCAGACCAGTTGCAGTTACTGCATGTGATTGAAAATCTGCCCGCAATCCCCACGTCGGTCGCTTTTGCACCAGATTCACAGACAGCCATCGTGGGCTTCAGTAACGGACAGCTGAAACGGTTTACCCTGCCTGCCAGCCTTCCTGCAGGCAGCACCGGACAGATTATTGCCCGACAGTCCCCTGAAACAGATGAATTCACACCAATGGCCTCTGCGACAGCAGTGCAAATTAAAGAACAGGAACCCAACAACCAGCCTGGTCAGGCCACGCCTCTCAAGGGAGTTTCTGTCGTCGCCAGCGGTCTGATCAACGAGTCTCAGCCCGGACAAACCGATGTCGACCTGTACCGGTTCCAATCCAAAGCGGGCCAGGAATGGTTGATTGAAACCAAAGCCGCCCGCAAGAAATCCAAACTCGATTCCAAAATTGAAGTTCTAGACGCAGAAGGTAACCAGATTCCCCGCGTCTTGCTGCGGGCAGTACGTGACTCGTATTTCACCTTCCGCGGCAAGGACTCCAACATCGTCAACGATTTCCGCATCCACAACTGGCGGGAGATGGAATTGAATGAGTACCTGTATTGCAACGGGGAAGTCGTCAAACTCTGGCTCTACCCCCGTGGCCCCGATTCGGGGTTCAACGTTTATCCGGGTCTCGGTCGGCGTTATACCTATTTTGGCACCTCGCCGATCACGCATGCGTTACACGAACCCTGCTATATCGTCGATCCCTATCCTGCGGGAACCGAACTACCTCCCAATGGACTGCCGGTGTTTACGATCTATTACGAGAACAACGACGATGGCAGACGCGAGCTGGGAGATGACTCGCGTCTGATCTTCAAAGCCCCCAAGGATGGCACCTACCTGGTGCGTGTCACGGACGTGCGAGGTTTTCAAGGGCAGGATTTTCATTATGATCTGACAGTTCGTCCCCGTCAGCCCGATTTCAAAGTGACACTGAATGGAGCCAATCCCAAGGTCAACGCTGGCAGTGGACAGGAAATTGAACTGGTCGCCCAGCGAATTGATGGTTTTGATGGCCCGATCCGCGTAGACATTTCTGATGTTCCCCCTGGCCTGCATGTTACCAGCCCCATCATCATTCAGGCTGGTCACGACCGGGCTTATGGGACAATTTACGCCGATCCCGTTGAGGAAACGAACGGCCCCCTGGTTGCTCCCCGTCCCTCAGATAGCCGTTACAAGAGTGTAAACGTCTCCGCCACCGCGACCATCGCGGGCAAAGAAGTCAGCCATGATGTCAATCCTCTCGGCGTGGTCCAGGTTCAGAAGAAGCCGCGTCTCATGATTCGGATGGTCGCCCTCGATTCAGACGGATTGAGTATCGCCGGAGATCAACTGGCTGAAATCCCAGACAAACCGCTGGAGTTGACGATCCATCCAGGTGAAACAATCGCAGCTAAGGTTGTGGTGCTGAGGGATGGTTACAAAGGTGTCGTCGGCTTTGGTCGTGAATATGCCGGCCGAAATCTGCCACATGGCGTGTTTGTCGACAACATCGGCCTGAACGGTTTATTGCTGCTGGATGATCAGAGCGAACGAACATTCTACCTGACCGCCGCGAAATGGGTGCCTGAAACAACCCGGCTGTTCCACCTGCGTGCTGATCAGGAAGGCAGACAGACTTCCATCCCCGTCCTACTGCACGTCAAACGGAAAGATAAGCTGGCCGACCGATCGAACTGA